The proteins below are encoded in one region of Amycolatopsis acidiphila:
- a CDS encoding DoxX family protein has translation MHTFIHVLSLVLAAVFLVSGLVKLIGVEAIEVAAEAIGVPRRLHKTAGVLEIAAAAALVADLWWPPLGIAAAIGLTIMMVLATSYHLRGKDKPANTAVPALLGLFTLTMTILSLTTNI, from the coding sequence ATGCACACCTTCATTCACGTACTTTCCCTTGTACTGGCAGCGGTTTTCCTTGTCTCCGGACTCGTCAAGCTCATCGGGGTCGAAGCGATCGAAGTGGCCGCTGAGGCGATCGGCGTGCCACGTCGCCTGCACAAGACGGCGGGAGTGCTCGAGATCGCGGCCGCGGCCGCGCTTGTCGCCGACCTGTGGTGGCCACCGCTGGGTATCGCGGCAGCGATCGGTCTGACGATCATGATGGTGCTCGCGACCAGCTATCACCTGCGCGGCAAGGACAAGCCGGCGAATACCGCCGTGCCCGCACTACTGGGCCTGTTCACGCTGACCATGACCATACTATCGCTAACGACAAACATTTGA
- a CDS encoding CaiB/BaiF CoA transferase family protein: MTDRSAHGAGRGPLAEIRVLELGSIVAGPFAGRLLADYGADVIKIEAPGHPDPLRDWGQREYRGHRLWWTVHARNKRCITLDLRSPAGQELFLRLVERSDVIIENFRPGTLEKWQLGYDRLRQVNEGIILARVSGFGQTGPYRHRPGYASVTEAMGGLRAINGYPGQAPPRMAISLGDSLGALFAVHGVLAALQHRNVTGRGQVVDVALTEAALALLESVIPEYDRTGAVRRPSGTRLDGIAPSNLFVTKDEKWVIVAANQDTVFGRLCQAIGRPELAGDERFATHVARGAHQDEIEAIVAEWVAERTAAEVGTVLEEAGVVCGPVYTAPDIVADPQFRFREMLVPHYDERVGEDVLGPGVVPKFSETPGSVRWAGPPAPGTHNDDVFGGLLGLPAAEIAELGRRAVL; this comes from the coding sequence GTGACCGATCGTTCCGCCCACGGCGCCGGGCGTGGCCCGCTGGCGGAGATCCGGGTGCTCGAACTCGGTTCGATCGTCGCGGGCCCGTTCGCGGGCCGGCTGCTCGCGGACTACGGCGCCGACGTCATCAAGATCGAAGCTCCCGGCCACCCGGATCCGCTGCGCGACTGGGGCCAGCGCGAGTACCGCGGGCACCGGTTGTGGTGGACCGTGCACGCGCGCAACAAGCGGTGTATCACCCTGGATCTGCGTTCCCCCGCGGGGCAGGAGCTGTTCCTGCGGCTGGTCGAGCGGTCGGACGTGATCATCGAGAACTTCCGCCCCGGCACCCTGGAGAAGTGGCAGCTGGGCTACGACCGGCTGCGGCAGGTCAACGAGGGGATCATCCTCGCCAGGGTTTCGGGATTCGGGCAGACCGGCCCCTACCGGCACCGCCCCGGGTACGCCTCGGTGACCGAGGCCATGGGCGGCCTGCGCGCCATCAACGGCTACCCTGGCCAAGCACCACCGCGGATGGCGATCTCGCTGGGCGACTCACTCGGCGCATTGTTCGCCGTGCACGGGGTGCTCGCAGCGCTCCAGCACCGGAACGTCACCGGTCGTGGGCAGGTGGTGGACGTCGCGCTGACCGAGGCGGCACTCGCTCTGCTCGAGTCCGTGATCCCCGAGTACGACCGCACGGGAGCGGTCCGCCGCCCCTCGGGCACGCGGCTCGACGGGATCGCCCCGTCCAACCTCTTCGTCACCAAGGACGAGAAGTGGGTGATCGTGGCGGCGAACCAGGACACGGTCTTCGGGCGGTTGTGCCAGGCCATCGGCAGGCCGGAGCTCGCCGGGGACGAACGATTCGCGACGCACGTCGCCCGGGGTGCGCACCAGGACGAGATCGAGGCGATCGTGGCCGAGTGGGTCGCCGAACGCACTGCGGCCGAGGTCGGCACCGTCCTCGAGGAGGCCGGTGTGGTCTGCGGACCTGTGTACACCGCACCCGACATCGTCGCCGATCCCCAGTTCCGGTTCCGCGAGATGCTCGTGCCGCATTACGACGAGCGCGTCGGCGAGGACGTCCTGGGCCCGGGCGTGGTTCCGAAGTTCTCCGAAACCCCCGGTTCGGTGCGGTGGGCGGGGCCTCCGGCGCCCGGCACCCACAACGACGACGTCTTCGGCGGCCTGCTCGGCCTGCCCGCGGCGGAGATCGCCGAGCTGGGCCGCCGAGCTGTCCTCTGA
- a CDS encoding alpha/beta hydrolase, whose protein sequence is MDWWPSQLPEDVTISQRTLITADGEVTRGTLYRPRRATETVFCLMHPRQDLRQHPFVPGLLAAGHAVWAQVGRSVGNDMQLVHESALLDVAAGVESLRDAGFGQIILIGHSGGSGLYSFYTEQALTEPARRIARTPGGAPTKLPEAPMPEPDGLVLVAPHPGQGRLLLAAIDPSVADENDPFSLIPELDPFARDNGFGDPPEGSHYSPEFVARYRQAQRDRVARIDSRAHELIADQLAVRKKVKSGTATETERRRSILTPVITTYRTDADLRCMDLGLDPSERPYGSVISARPAVSNFGVNGFGRLTTPEAWLSTWSGLSSNASLERALAGVTVPTLLIEFTGDCSVFPGDIEAALKTLAAADVRRVAIRADHFGRPLDKGGESGIAPAVGEIVTWSQERAK, encoded by the coding sequence GTGGACTGGTGGCCCAGCCAGCTGCCCGAGGACGTCACGATCAGTCAACGCACGTTGATCACGGCCGACGGGGAGGTCACCCGAGGCACGCTGTACCGGCCGCGCCGGGCTACCGAGACCGTGTTCTGTCTCATGCATCCGCGCCAGGACCTGCGGCAGCATCCCTTCGTTCCCGGTTTGCTGGCGGCCGGCCACGCGGTCTGGGCGCAGGTCGGCCGCAGTGTCGGCAACGACATGCAGTTGGTGCACGAGAGTGCATTACTCGATGTGGCGGCAGGCGTCGAGTCGTTGCGGGACGCCGGATTCGGCCAGATCATCCTCATCGGACACTCTGGTGGGAGTGGCCTCTATTCGTTCTACACCGAGCAGGCGTTGACAGAACCAGCGCGGCGGATCGCGCGTACCCCCGGGGGTGCGCCGACGAAGCTGCCGGAAGCGCCCATGCCGGAGCCCGACGGACTGGTCCTCGTGGCTCCGCATCCTGGGCAGGGCAGGCTGTTGCTCGCCGCGATCGACCCGTCGGTCGCCGACGAGAACGACCCGTTCTCGCTCATCCCGGAACTGGATCCGTTCGCCCGGGACAACGGCTTCGGGGACCCGCCGGAGGGATCGCACTACTCGCCCGAGTTCGTCGCGCGATACCGGCAGGCCCAGCGTGACCGGGTCGCCCGGATCGACTCCCGCGCCCACGAGCTGATCGCGGACCAGCTGGCGGTCCGGAAGAAGGTCAAGAGCGGCACCGCGACCGAGACCGAGCGGCGGCGCAGCATCCTGACCCCGGTGATCACGACCTACCGGACCGACGCGGACCTGCGGTGCATGGACCTGGGCCTCGACCCGTCGGAGCGACCGTACGGCTCGGTGATCAGCGCCCGGCCGGCCGTCTCCAACTTCGGCGTCAACGGGTTCGGGCGCCTGACCACCCCCGAAGCCTGGTTGTCCACCTGGTCGGGCCTGTCCTCGAACGCTTCCCTGGAACGAGCGCTCGCCGGGGTCACCGTCCCCACCCTGCTCATCGAGTTCACCGGCGACTGCTCGGTGTTTCCCGGTGACATCGAGGCCGCGCTGAAAACGCTCGCGGCGGCCGACGTGCGCCGGGTGGCGATCCGGGCGGACCACTTCGGCAGGCCGCTGGACAAGGGCGGGGAATCGGGGATCGCACCCGCGGTCGGCGAGATCGTCACGTGGTCGCAGGAGCGTGCGAAATGA
- a CDS encoding NAD(P)-dependent oxidoreductase, producing MSKTTVGFIGVGRLGFPLAAALADAGFPVVCTNRGRAEEIVARGATIPGDGTARAVAEAADVVVSCLPSVASLEEVTTGPGGVLSAGQVPPLIEASTFSLTDKARIRAEFTARGAELFDAPVSGTPAMVEARMAVIYASGDQGVHDRFADVFKAMSPNYTYVGDFGTGTKMKLVAQFLGMVHVTAAVEAMAYAKLAGLDLGQVAELISASPGAMSGQFKVRAPLIAAGRFEGRLVTVNMALKDLEEIIAYGEELDAPLDLVHIANEHYRKLAEDGFGEADPGKLFDALLGERLVRAQ from the coding sequence ATGAGTAAGACCACGGTCGGTTTCATCGGTGTGGGCCGCCTCGGCTTCCCCCTGGCGGCGGCGCTGGCCGACGCCGGCTTCCCGGTGGTGTGCACCAACCGCGGCAGGGCGGAGGAGATCGTCGCGCGTGGCGCCACGATTCCGGGAGACGGCACCGCTCGTGCGGTCGCGGAGGCGGCGGACGTCGTCGTGTCCTGCCTGCCGTCGGTGGCGTCGCTGGAGGAGGTCACCACCGGGCCGGGCGGGGTGCTGTCCGCGGGACAGGTGCCGCCGCTCATCGAGGCGAGCACCTTCTCCCTGACGGACAAGGCCCGGATCCGCGCGGAGTTCACCGCTCGCGGGGCCGAGCTGTTCGATGCTCCGGTCAGCGGGACGCCGGCGATGGTCGAGGCGAGGATGGCGGTCATCTACGCGAGCGGCGACCAGGGTGTGCACGACCGGTTCGCCGATGTGTTCAAGGCGATGTCGCCGAACTACACCTATGTCGGGGATTTCGGCACCGGAACCAAGATGAAGCTGGTCGCGCAGTTCCTCGGCATGGTCCACGTGACCGCCGCGGTCGAGGCGATGGCCTACGCCAAACTGGCCGGGCTCGACCTGGGTCAGGTCGCCGAGCTGATCTCGGCCAGTCCGGGCGCCATGTCGGGTCAGTTCAAGGTCCGCGCGCCGCTCATCGCCGCGGGCCGGTTCGAGGGCCGTCTCGTGACCGTCAACATGGCGCTGAAGGATCTCGAAGAGATCATCGCCTACGGCGAGGAGCTGGACGCCCCACTCGATCTGGTGCACATCGCCAACGAGCACTACCGCAAGCTGGCCGAGGACGGGTTCGGCGAGGCCGATCCCGGCAAGCTGTTCGACGCCCTGCTCGGTGAACGGCTGGTGCGCGCGCAGTGA
- a CDS encoding (2,3-dihydroxybenzoyl)adenylate synthase → MMQQTDGDIVRYPQELADRYRAAGLWRGRTIAQEFRAVADRFPGRPAVTGPEGVLTYAELDRQADRIAVGLRNLGVRPGDRVLLQLTNQTATVLVWYGLMKAGAVPVATLALHRRHEIVSIARQCEPVAHVIEPAFPGHDLRKLAAEVQLEVPSMRLLVTLGCPAPDAGETTMESLVDSEVDDASARVIVDEIQAGLSAEDIGVLQLSGGTTSVPKLIPRLHTEYWYNSRAWADAMEIGADSCTAHLLPVVHNAGIVCALHAAHSVGGCFATCLPDAAQFKSIARSQPITHMLLTRPIVRLVESDPELRELLRSLRVIAWADRAIPDSVIEEYESDSCRVVGMFGMGEGLCMIAPAGAPPELAHTTQGTPITEYDEVRVLESGSEEPVPPGERGELCVRGPYTIRGYFRAPERNAEAFTSDGLYRTGDIVCEVRHEGRSYYRLEDRIKDLINRGGEKINAEEVELVLLRHPAVERAAVVAMPDERLGERSCAFLVAREGMTLPGLAETKRYFDEQGVAKFKWPERVEHRTQLPLTNIHKVNKAVLRQEIREILDAERAGSRI, encoded by the coding sequence ATGATGCAGCAGACGGACGGTGACATCGTCAGGTACCCCCAGGAGCTCGCCGACCGCTACCGGGCGGCCGGGCTGTGGCGCGGCCGGACGATCGCACAGGAGTTCCGTGCGGTGGCCGACCGGTTTCCCGGCCGGCCCGCTGTAACCGGTCCCGAGGGCGTGCTGACGTACGCCGAACTGGACCGGCAGGCCGACCGGATCGCGGTGGGGCTGCGCAACCTGGGCGTACGACCGGGCGACCGCGTGCTGCTGCAGCTCACGAACCAGACGGCCACCGTGCTGGTGTGGTACGGGCTGATGAAAGCCGGCGCGGTGCCGGTGGCGACGCTGGCACTGCACCGCAGACACGAGATCGTGTCCATCGCGCGGCAGTGCGAGCCGGTGGCGCACGTGATCGAGCCCGCGTTCCCCGGCCATGACCTGCGGAAGCTGGCCGCGGAGGTGCAGCTCGAGGTGCCCTCGATGCGACTGCTGGTCACGCTCGGATGCCCAGCGCCGGACGCGGGGGAGACCACCATGGAATCCCTCGTGGACAGTGAAGTTGACGACGCCAGCGCGCGCGTGATCGTGGACGAGATCCAGGCCGGGCTCTCGGCCGAGGACATCGGGGTCCTGCAACTGTCCGGCGGGACCACCAGCGTTCCCAAGCTGATTCCACGGCTGCACACCGAGTACTGGTACAACTCGCGCGCCTGGGCCGACGCGATGGAGATCGGTGCGGACAGCTGTACCGCCCATCTCCTGCCGGTCGTGCACAATGCCGGAATCGTGTGCGCCCTGCACGCGGCCCACTCCGTCGGCGGCTGCTTCGCGACGTGCTTGCCTGACGCCGCCCAGTTCAAGTCCATCGCCCGGTCTCAGCCGATCACGCATATGCTCCTGACGCGTCCGATCGTGCGGTTGGTCGAGTCGGATCCCGAGCTACGGGAGCTACTGCGCTCATTGCGTGTCATAGCGTGGGCGGACCGCGCGATCCCCGACTCGGTGATCGAGGAGTACGAGTCGGATTCATGCCGGGTCGTCGGCATGTTCGGGATGGGCGAGGGTCTGTGCATGATCGCGCCGGCCGGCGCTCCGCCGGAGCTGGCCCACACCACACAGGGCACACCGATCACCGAGTACGACGAGGTACGGGTGCTCGAGTCCGGCTCGGAGGAGCCGGTCCCGCCCGGCGAGCGGGGTGAGTTGTGCGTACGCGGCCCTTACACGATCCGGGGCTACTTCCGGGCGCCGGAACGCAACGCCGAGGCGTTCACGTCGGACGGGCTGTACCGGACCGGCGACATCGTCTGCGAGGTGCGGCACGAGGGCAGGTCGTACTACCGGCTCGAAGACAGGATCAAGGATCTGATCAACCGGGGCGGTGAGAAGATCAACGCCGAAGAGGTGGAACTGGTGCTGCTCCGCCATCCCGCGGTGGAGCGCGCGGCGGTCGTGGCGATGCCGGACGAGCGGCTGGGGGAGCGCAGCTGCGCGTTCCTGGTCGCCCGTGAGGGCATGACACTGCCCGGCCTGGCGGAGACCAAGCGGTACTTCGACGAGCAGGGGGTGGCGAAGTTCAAGTGGCCCGAACGGGTCGAGCACCGCACACAGCTGCCGCTGACCAACATTCACAAGGTCAACAAAGCCGTCCTGCGGCAGGAGATCAGGGAGATCCTCGACGCCGAGCGGGCGGGGTCGAGGATCTGA
- a CDS encoding fumarylacetoacetate hydrolase family protein, whose amino-acid sequence MKLVRIAGSGTGLVVESAASPGVVELAGAAEALAPGHGALAEALGSLLTDRAQSWLPLIDGWSSVKGTLLELLEVAHEDLARGRDRLGIRELGEVPLEPPLPDPASRIFAMGGNFPLHTAKMAGTMDLPDSVVSGTVDSTPPWGFFVIPGTVAGAGATVTPPEGTAKLDYEAEVGIVLGAGEHPPGSDHVSVWGYTAWNDFSIRDEALGLARIDHGPLTWSLTKNFRTGNTCGPWLVVDEPMDVDDLGIRCRVNEELRQDGTTADMRYSFGAIAAHVSRYAPLGAGDMILSGTPGGTAMEGGLTGPFLMDGDEVEVVVDGVAPLRNSVKMSA is encoded by the coding sequence GTGAAGCTCGTCCGTATCGCGGGTTCGGGCACCGGCCTCGTCGTGGAGTCGGCCGCGTCGCCCGGTGTGGTCGAGCTGGCCGGAGCCGCGGAGGCGCTTGCGCCCGGGCACGGCGCGCTCGCCGAGGCGCTCGGGTCGCTGCTCACCGACCGGGCCCAGAGCTGGCTGCCGTTGATCGACGGCTGGTCGTCGGTCAAGGGCACGCTGCTCGAACTCCTGGAGGTGGCCCACGAGGATCTGGCCCGGGGCCGCGACCGGCTGGGCATCCGCGAGCTCGGCGAAGTCCCGCTGGAGCCGCCGCTGCCGGATCCGGCTTCGCGGATCTTCGCCATGGGGGGCAACTTCCCGTTGCACACCGCCAAGATGGCGGGCACGATGGACCTGCCCGACTCGGTCGTCTCGGGCACCGTCGACAGCACACCGCCCTGGGGCTTCTTCGTCATACCGGGGACAGTGGCCGGCGCCGGGGCCACGGTGACGCCGCCTGAGGGTACGGCGAAACTGGACTACGAGGCCGAGGTCGGCATTGTGCTCGGGGCGGGCGAGCACCCGCCGGGAAGCGATCACGTGTCCGTGTGGGGCTATACCGCGTGGAACGACTTCAGCATCCGCGACGAGGCGCTCGGGCTGGCCCGGATCGACCACGGGCCGCTCACCTGGTCGCTGACGAAGAACTTCCGGACCGGCAACACCTGCGGTCCCTGGCTGGTCGTCGACGAGCCGATGGACGTCGACGACCTGGGCATCCGCTGCCGGGTGAACGAGGAGCTGAGGCAGGACGGCACCACCGCGGACATGCGGTACTCCTTCGGCGCCATCGCCGCGCACGTCTCGCGGTACGCCCCGCTCGGCGCCGGGGACATGATCCTCTCCGGGACTCCCGGCGGAACCGCGATGGAAGGTGGGCTGACGGGTCCGTTCCTGATGGACGGCGACGAGGTCGAGGTCGTGGTGGACGGGGTCGCCCCGCTGCGCAACTCCGTCAAGATGAGCGCCTGA
- a CDS encoding acyl-CoA thioesterase, with the protein MTSGDASTPIVVVRDRFRVTMCDTDAARLIYFGAPARWAERLLTTWLADVGCPLSKSLDSGFGDPVVHAEMTYHSPLRLDDEVNATLSLIRRTERSLTFHCGFGLGSGPATAVEVRLTKVHVRFGPDGAEAVPLAGPLLDALVAAAG; encoded by the coding sequence ATGACGTCCGGCGATGCGTCCACCCCGATCGTGGTGGTGCGCGATCGGTTCAGGGTCACCATGTGCGACACCGACGCGGCCCGGCTGATCTATTTCGGTGCTCCTGCCCGTTGGGCGGAGCGCTTGCTGACCACCTGGCTGGCGGACGTGGGGTGTCCCCTGTCGAAGTCGCTCGACAGCGGGTTCGGCGACCCCGTGGTGCATGCCGAGATGACCTACCACTCCCCGCTGCGGCTGGACGACGAGGTGAACGCGACGTTGTCGCTCATCCGGCGCACCGAGCGGTCGCTGACCTTCCACTGCGGGTTCGGGCTGGGCTCCGGTCCTGCTACGGCGGTCGAGGTCCGCCTCACCAAGGTGCACGTCCGGTTCGGACCGGACGGAGCCGAGGCGGTGCCGCTGGCAGGTCCGCTGCTCGATGCGCTCGTCGCAGCAGCCGGGTGA
- a CDS encoding nuclear transport factor 2 family protein has protein sequence MSAEQNKATVAEMLKAFEAGDADAVLARLTDDATWWVAGDLPISGDHDKAGISQMVTGIAAMAAGPIKFTPVGFTAEGDRVSVETESEADLKNGKHYSNKYHLVFEFEGDRISRIREYTDTKRVHEIMFA, from the coding sequence GTGAGTGCCGAGCAGAACAAGGCCACGGTGGCCGAGATGTTGAAGGCGTTCGAAGCCGGCGACGCGGACGCAGTCCTGGCCCGCCTGACCGACGACGCGACGTGGTGGGTGGCGGGCGATCTGCCGATCTCGGGCGACCACGACAAGGCGGGTATCAGCCAGATGGTCACCGGGATAGCCGCGATGGCGGCCGGGCCGATCAAGTTCACGCCGGTCGGTTTCACCGCCGAAGGCGACCGCGTGTCCGTGGAGACCGAGTCCGAGGCCGACCTGAAGAACGGGAAGCACTACAGCAACAAGTACCACCTGGTGTTCGAGTTCGAGGGCGACCGCATTTCCCGGATCCGCGAGTACACCGACACCAAGCGGGTGCACGAGATCATGTTCGCCTGA
- a CDS encoding chromate resistance protein ChrB domain-containing protein — translation MRWVTRENVHLDRVASPWLIRRFIDPEAEFLFIDPERPWPDDAIPFALPGAELGMHDENGSTFDKLMAHYRIDDPVVADIAGVVRAGIRHLFGEDQAGASAETVGLGVALLALSEGVMVVAPGDHRNVAASTVVYDALYAYFWGRRHDPRVGPASFWERMAALRESCPSFPCGLERK, via the coding sequence ATGCGGTGGGTCACGCGCGAGAACGTGCATCTTGACCGGGTCGCGTCACCGTGGCTCATCCGGCGGTTCATCGACCCGGAGGCGGAGTTCCTCTTCATCGATCCGGAACGGCCTTGGCCGGACGACGCGATCCCGTTCGCGCTGCCCGGGGCGGAGCTCGGAATGCACGACGAGAACGGGTCCACCTTCGACAAACTGATGGCGCACTACCGCATCGACGACCCTGTCGTCGCCGATATCGCGGGCGTGGTCAGGGCCGGTATCCGGCACCTGTTCGGGGAGGACCAGGCGGGAGCCTCGGCGGAGACGGTCGGGCTCGGTGTCGCCCTGCTCGCCCTGTCGGAGGGGGTCATGGTGGTGGCGCCAGGTGACCACCGGAACGTCGCTGCCTCGACGGTCGTCTACGACGCCCTCTACGCCTACTTCTGGGGCCGCAGACACGATCCCCGGGTTGGCCCGGCGAGCTTCTGGGAAAGGATGGCGGCCCTGCGGGAATCCTGTCCATCCTTCCCTTGCGGACTAGAGCGTAAATAG
- a CDS encoding acyl-CoA dehydrogenase family protein, whose protein sequence is MAETVAVTAPASESSLVEAAAAVAPEVRALAAEAQRLGRLPDETIRLLDEAGLHKVLAPRSRGGHQASIETFNGVMEELGKACGSTAWVASIYNGNMYMLTAFSEAANDEVYANEYPKLAQSFTPNGQAIPADGGYRLSGTWRFCSGQHHAQWAIFLSLILDGDKAPEPAMFLVPKQDCTVADDWQVSGLTGTGSNTISVNDKFVPAHRVVRPAAPELGQPPSADFADPFFQIPTIPLFIAGSVGAPLGLAGEALSLFRERIHKRGITYTSYTRAADAPITHFQLSEACMKFDEARFHAQRAAQTAMKLTDGPLDLEERVRIRGDLAWTVNLCREVVDIAQRASGASAIHLKDPLQRIVRDIQALSVHAFLVHSTSAELYGRVLAGLEPGTDLL, encoded by the coding sequence ATGGCAGAGACAGTGGCCGTGACCGCGCCCGCCAGCGAGAGCTCACTGGTCGAGGCAGCCGCGGCAGTGGCGCCGGAAGTGCGTGCGCTGGCCGCCGAAGCGCAGCGTCTCGGACGCCTTCCGGATGAGACGATCCGCCTCCTGGACGAAGCCGGGCTCCACAAGGTGCTGGCGCCGCGGTCCCGCGGGGGCCATCAGGCATCGATCGAGACCTTCAACGGGGTCATGGAAGAGCTCGGGAAGGCCTGCGGATCGACGGCCTGGGTCGCGAGCATCTACAACGGCAACATGTACATGCTGACCGCGTTTTCCGAGGCAGCCAACGACGAGGTTTACGCCAACGAGTACCCGAAGCTCGCGCAGTCGTTCACGCCGAACGGCCAGGCGATTCCGGCCGACGGCGGCTACCGCCTGTCCGGAACGTGGCGGTTCTGCTCCGGCCAGCACCACGCCCAATGGGCGATCTTCTTGTCCTTGATCCTCGACGGGGACAAGGCGCCGGAGCCGGCGATGTTCCTCGTGCCCAAGCAGGACTGCACCGTCGCCGACGACTGGCAGGTCTCCGGCCTCACCGGCACCGGCTCGAACACGATCAGCGTCAACGACAAGTTCGTGCCCGCGCACCGGGTGGTCCGGCCGGCGGCTCCCGAGCTCGGCCAGCCCCCGTCAGCCGACTTCGCCGACCCGTTCTTCCAGATCCCGACGATTCCCCTGTTCATCGCGGGCAGTGTCGGCGCACCCCTCGGGCTCGCCGGCGAGGCGCTGAGCCTGTTCCGGGAGCGGATCCACAAGCGAGGTATCACCTACACCAGCTACACGCGCGCGGCCGACGCTCCCATCACGCATTTCCAGCTCAGCGAAGCCTGCATGAAGTTCGACGAGGCGCGCTTCCACGCCCAGCGCGCGGCGCAGACGGCTATGAAGCTGACCGACGGACCGCTCGACCTGGAGGAGCGGGTCCGGATCCGGGGTGATCTCGCGTGGACGGTGAACCTCTGCCGCGAGGTCGTCGACATCGCGCAGCGGGCGTCCGGTGCCAGCGCGATCCACCTGAAGGATCCGTTGCAGCGCATCGTCCGGGACATCCAGGCCCTGTCGGTGCACGCCTTCCTGGTGCACTCGACGAGCGCCGAGCTGTACGGCCGCGTACTGGCCGGGCTCGAGCCTGGCACCGACCTGCTCTGA
- a CDS encoding VOC family protein, whose amino-acid sequence MSPIGIERVNYIALNAKDPEAAAKYAAERLGFTIQHAAPDGTHYLSAHGVDRYSLVYKPGDAHGLHHVSYLVGDDQVLDQAGARLERAGVEVSRHLDHEWEAKPALRFSTPGGHLIEFTTGVHTAIPVAHLVEAPKSGGAKPVVPDHVGVGTADFDAEEKFMTDVLGQLHSSRILGPDGAQIMSFMRSPGRYLYHDIVLVRTPGPALHHIQFSLKNVDQFYETAEALQANGVKIEWGPLRHGPGHNIALYFRDAEGYWFEYSVEEEIILHDPTYVPRTWTVADPHVVDEWNSGQPPAELMGPPPADALLGTDLDETFGTKAAQS is encoded by the coding sequence GTGTCCCCAATCGGCATCGAACGAGTGAACTACATCGCGCTCAACGCGAAGGATCCCGAGGCGGCGGCGAAGTACGCGGCCGAACGGCTCGGCTTCACCATCCAGCATGCGGCCCCGGACGGCACGCACTACCTGAGCGCGCACGGTGTGGACCGGTATTCCCTGGTGTACAAGCCGGGCGACGCCCACGGTCTGCATCACGTGAGTTACCTCGTCGGTGACGACCAGGTACTCGACCAGGCCGGGGCACGGCTGGAGCGCGCCGGGGTCGAGGTGTCCCGCCACCTCGACCACGAATGGGAGGCCAAGCCGGCGCTGCGGTTTTCCACCCCAGGTGGTCATCTCATCGAGTTCACGACGGGCGTGCACACCGCGATCCCGGTCGCGCATCTCGTCGAGGCCCCGAAGTCGGGTGGCGCGAAGCCGGTGGTTCCCGACCACGTCGGCGTCGGCACCGCCGACTTCGACGCCGAAGAGAAGTTCATGACCGACGTGCTGGGTCAGCTGCACTCGAGCCGGATCCTCGGCCCGGACGGCGCGCAGATCATGTCCTTCATGCGATCACCCGGCCGGTACCTCTACCACGACATCGTGCTCGTTCGGACACCCGGACCCGCACTGCACCACATCCAGTTCAGCCTCAAGAACGTCGACCAGTTCTACGAGACGGCGGAGGCGTTGCAAGCCAACGGGGTCAAGATCGAGTGGGGACCACTGCGGCACGGACCGGGCCACAACATCGCGCTGTACTTCCGGGACGCGGAGGGGTACTGGTTCGAGTACTCGGTGGAGGAGGAGATCATCCTGCACGATCCGACCTACGTGCCGCGTACCTGGACAGTCGCCGACCCGCACGTGGTCGACGAGTGGAACTCCGGACAGCCGCCCGCCGAGCTGATGGGTCCGCCGCCCGCCGACGCGCTGCTCGGCACCGACTTGGACGAGACGTTCGGCACCAAGGCCGCCCAGAGCTGA